One Olleya sp. Hel_I_94 genomic window, TCATTACATTAATCTGACCATCTTTAATTATCGCTTCATATCTTTTTAAAAGCTTAACCGTAGCATGTGGCGTTAACTCAAAAAAGAATTTAGCTCTACTATCTTCATCTCTATAAATCTTAGCAACATACTTATCAAATTTAACAGACTCTATTGCTTTTGCGTCAAAAACAAAAGAAGAGTCTTTGGCAAAGTTTGAAACGATTTGGTTTGATTTAGCATTATAATTTCCGTTTGGTACTTTATAAACTTTACCTTCCTTTGAAGTAATTTCAATTGTAGCATCCTCAAATGCAAAAGGAGATCCTACAACAGCGCTTGATTTACCATTTGCTAAGTAAGCACCTTGGTAATTAACCGCATTAAACATATTTTGCTGACTATTATCCATAGTTGCAGATGATAAGTTTGAGCTAAAACCGTTACTACCTTGCGCAAAGGATAAGGTTGATAATAATAAAGTAAAAATAAATAAGTAGTTTTTCATGTGTGTTTTTTTGAATGTGTGTGTGTGTGTGTGTGAATTATATTTAATTTGATTTTGAAATAACACTATAATAATTTAGCATTCTTATAACGTCATATTCTTCCTTGTAAGATAAATTTTCATTTTTAACAAAGTCTTGAATTAACTTTTTATGACTAGACAATAGTTTTAAAACAGACTTTTTGTTAAGCTTAAATTCTGTTACTGTTTTATCATCAATAGTTATGCCATAGCTGTCTGATAAACTAAACATATCAGAAGACGTTTTTTGTTTTGTTAAAACATTAATTTGACCATCAATAACTTTAGCTGAATACTTTTTTAACAACCTGATAGAAGCATGAGGTGTTAATTCAAAATAGAAACTAATTTTACTAGTAGTATCACTATATGGCTTAGCAGTATATTTTTGAAACTTAACAGATTTAATAGTGTTAGATTGAAAAACAAAAGAAGAATCTTTAGCAAAATTAGAAACCACTTCATCTGTACTAGCATTATAATTACCATTAGGTACTTTATATGCTTTACCATCTGTAGTGTTAATTATAATAACAGCATCTTCAAAGGGAAATGGCGAGCCAGAAACATCAGGTAGACTAGCATTTGCCAAATAATAACCTTGATAGTTTACAGCATTAAATTTGTCTTGTAGTCTAGAATTAAGATCTACTAAAGGAAGATGAGGATGTTTAGCTTGACCTGTAGAAACTTCGTTTTTAATAACTTGTGCTGACACCGAAGTCATAACAATAAAAGCAATAAGTAAAAAGATAGGTTTCATATAAATATGTTTGCTTAAATGTAAAAAAAAAGAGATAAACTTATAAAGCTTATCTCTCTTTTAATAATAATTTAACAGCAAATTAAGAAACTATTCTTCTTCATTTGAAGCAACTGGAGGAGTAACAGTATTACTACTACCACCTCTACGACTTCTACGAGTAGTTTTCTTAGCTTTTTTATCTGCATTGTAGATTTCGTTGTAATCTACTAATTCAATCATTGCCATATCAGCGTTATCACCTAAACGGTTTCCTAACTTGATAATTCTAGTATATCCACCTGGACGATCACCAATTTTAGCAGCAACATCTCTAAAAAGTTCAGTTACAGCTTCTTTTTGACGTAATTTAGAAAATACAAGACGTCTGTTGTGCGTTGTATCATCTTTAGCCTTAGTGATTAATGGCTCAATAAATCCTTTTAAAGCTTTAGCTTTAGCAACAGTTGTATTAATACGTTTATGTTCTATTAAAGAACAACCCATATTTGCCAACATTGATTTTCTGTGAGCAGTTTTTCTACCTAAATGGTTTACTTTTTTTCCGTGTCTCATGACATTTGTTTTTAATCATCATCTTGCTCAAACTCTTTGTGAGGAGCAAAATATGATGTATTAGTCTTTATCTAGTTTGTATTTTGAAAGATCCA contains:
- the rplQ gene encoding 50S ribosomal protein L17: MRHGKKVNHLGRKTAHRKSMLANMGCSLIEHKRINTTVAKAKALKGFIEPLITKAKDDTTHNRRLVFSKLRQKEAVTELFRDVAAKIGDRPGGYTRIIKLGNRLGDNADMAMIELVDYNEIYNADKKAKKTTRRSRRGGSSNTVTPPVASNEEE